A window from Seriola aureovittata isolate HTS-2021-v1 ecotype China chromosome 14, ASM2101889v1, whole genome shotgun sequence encodes these proteins:
- the tet1 gene encoding methylcytosine dioxygenase TET3 isoform X3, which translates to MDDTHTAAEEDEGEEGHIPYTQPPPIDDSLTHNPVSDQVGQPALKREPGLELTSIALHQQVCSSVTLQNGSAENLTKPNGANMTTGSHSNLKSAFKRTVMTSEPQRTIIAAIPKDCSENRPKTPPNDMSVPLKKIKLKEPWTWITEHPTTQRRDEDEVCEDPLSTLAAVVCLSVTERKGLEEELFCSSSSILRFIKTEPPDLHFVKKEPEDLKIDLCQKSTPQRTPQPMKSEPPPSSLLPSVQSLAEKRNLSFDQAIAIEALTQLAAIPESTPGSIKAESKCEHPISTAAPFSTSNTNTSLQEAKPTAAIRYNKVSVISSPLHQTSVIRPPVARQGNVIQCSRGSNSDTKPSLQDLLEASSDSDRAPWRRTEQGFGSHVIKSECSYKDPSDMRCRRNRDEEEVAAQLADLAFIIEARHSQQSENNPPKGTPVSAIKYTYNSQLPSSQKKTLIKKAKATPSKPRKKKTSDGLNEGVSRRTPLSKRMPNGETPHRGKGQKILPQGKSGLHHTRNLFLPQAQIDLKRYLAEAQEERRQLIHHSNTHNTALVGPQNYSTLTRINYTCGQENQPWSLANGPLHQPNPCNGYPAGPEQECERHLLTQVAQPSGGLQHGADPNNSPAHAAFLSHTAGHHGLANGFSGARQSPPPSQQGYYKLEKTGPVTVLSTATDGDVGHSAESTPSKNSINSFLESPMSFLDTPTKNLLNTPSKKVADLPSCQCMDQIIEKEEGPYYTHLGAGPSVAAVRELMENRYGTKGNAVRVEVVVYTGKEGKSSQGCPIAKWVIRRGSEEEKLLCLVRQRPGHYCDTAVLVILILAWEGISRPVADHLYQELTETLFKYGSPTSRRCALNEDRTCACQGLDPDTCGASFSFGCSWSMYFNGCKFARSKVPRKFRLLGDYREEEEKIENNLQSLATDLSPLYKRLAPEAFQNQVEHEETGEGCRLGSRMGRPFSGVTACVDFCAHAHKDTHNMNNGSTVVCTLTKEDNRAVRNIPEDEQLHVLPLYKISDRDEFGQVEGQWAKIQSGALQVLSSFPREVRLLAEPVKSARKIRQEAKARAQAERLEKKLGLTLTPGKVKNETPNKDPQGCYSSYRIPPRPASVGRFPPERNQHSTYSQSTSSYPTPGPGVTPQREIVSPNHHGLQFGQNGSALCYKTMSDSVNGYSPASGDQSVQSERIPPHNALSDYPCTFKTEPNEDHCSPLRRPTPSGSAPPPSSFSPRPTSEGLFSRLNGLHRAAGDVTAEVRGHGLPPFSSLQLPPQTPHLEPEEVKQEEVWSDSEHNFLDRDIGGVAVAPSHGSILIECARRELHATTPILRPNRSHPTRISLVFYQHKSLNEPGHGMAMWDAKMAKRERDREEEAERLRMGDSPSSVGKNGKGMGGVELEEETGEETEETRRVMNVPTRQAWTLPRDGVITVSPYALTQVTGPYNRWT; encoded by the exons ATGGATGACACCCACAcggcagcagaggaggatgagggggaGGAAGGCCACATACCTTACACACAACCTCCCCCCATCGACGACTCGCTCACCCATAACCCGGTCTCGGACCAAGTCGGACAGCCAGCACTTAAAAGAGAGCCCGGGCTGGAGCTGACCAGCATTGCACTTCACCAACAAGTATGCTCTTCTGTGACTTTACAGAATGGTTCTGCTGAGAACCTGACAAAACCTAATGGTGCTAATATGACCACTGGGTCACACTCTAATCTGAAGTCTGCATTTAAAAGAACTGTGATGACATCAGAGCCTCAAAGGACTATAATAGCTGCAATTCCTAAGGACTGCTCTGAGAACAGACCTAAGACTCCTCCAAATGACATGTCTGTTCCACTGAAGAAGATCAAGCTGAAGGAGCCGTGGACGTGGATCACTGAACATCCCACCACACAGCGGAGGGATGAAGATGAGGTCTGCGAAGACCCACTATCCACACTGGCTGCCGTGGTGTGTCTTTCTGTCACAGAGAGGAAGGGATTGGAGGAGGAACTCTTCTGCTCAAGTTCTTCCATTCTTCGCTTCATCAAAACAGAGCCGCCAGATTTGCACTTCGTCAAAAAAGAGCCAGAGGACTTAAAGATTGACTTGTGTCAGAAAAGCACTCCCCAAAGGACTCCCCAGCCTATGAAAAGTGAACCTCCTCCAAGTAGCTTGCTACCAAGCGTGCAGTCTTTGGCAGAGAAGAGAAATCTTAGTTTTGATCAGGCTATTGCTATTGAGGCCTTGACTCAGCTGGCAGCTATACCTGAAAGCACCCCAGGGTCCATTAAAGCTGAAAGTAAGTGTGAACATCCCATTTCTACTGCTGCCCCATTTTCAACCTCCAACACAAATACATCCCTGCAAGAAGCCAAACCCACAGCGGCTATCCGCTACAACAAAGTCTCGGTCATAAGCTCACCACTACACCAGACATCAGTCATACGCCCTCCTGTGGCCAGACAAGGGAATGTCATCCAGTGTTCCCGGGGGTCAAACTCTGACACAAAACCATCTCTGCAGGATCTCTTAGAGGCCAGCTCCGACAGTGATAGAGCACCctggaggaggacagagcagGGCTTTGGTTCTCATGTCATCAAGTCAGAATGCAGCTACAAAGATCCCAGTGACATGAGGTGCAGGAGaaacagagatgaggaggaagtggCAGCTCAGCTGGCAGACCTGGCCTTCATCATCGAGGCGCGACACAGCCAGCAGTCAGAGAACAACCCTCCAAAAGGAACACCTGTATCAGCCATCAAATACACCTACAACTCCCAGCTACCATCTAGTCAGAAAAAGACCCtcataaaaaaagcaaaagctaCACCCTCCAAGCCcagaaagaagaagacaagTGATGGACTAAATGAGGGAGTCAGCCGCAGGACCCCCCTCTCGAAACGCATGCCAAATGGAGAGACACCCCACAGGGGCAAAGGCCAGAAGATTCTCCCACAGGGGAAATCAGGCCTTCACCACACGAGGAACCTGTTTCTGCCTCAGGCTCAAATTGACCTGAAGAGATACTTGGCTGAGGCTCAGGAGGAAAGGAGGCAACTCATCcatcacagtaacacacacaatacagcCCTTGTAGGGCCACAGAACTACAGCACTCTCACAAGGATCAACTACACTTGTGGTCAAGAAAACCAGCCATGGTCCCTTGCAAACGGCCCACTCCACCAACCCAATCCATGCAATGGTTATCCTGCGGGACCAGAGCAGGAGTGCGAAAGGCATTTGTTAACTCAGGTAGCGCAGCCCTCTGGTGGGCTGCAACACGGTGCTGATCCTAACAACAGCCCAGCCCATGCCGCTTTCCTTAGCCACACCGCCGGGCACCATGGTCTGGCTAATGGCTTCTCAGGGGCTCGGCAGTCCCCTCCTCCAAGCCAGCAGGGCTACTACAAGCTGGAGAAGACAGGACCTGTCACTGTCCTGTCCACGGCTACTGATGGGGATGTGGGCCACTCTGCAGAGTCAACTCCATCCAAGAACAGCATCAACAGCTTTCTGGAGTCTCCAATGAGTTTTTTGGATACCCCTACCAAGAACCTGCTCAATACACCTTCCAAAAAAGTGGCTGATCTTCCATCCTGTCAATGCATGG ATCAAATCATTGAAAAGGAGGAAGGCCCTTACTACACTCACCTTGGGGCAGGACCTAGTGTTGCTGCAGTGAGGGAATTGATGGAAAACCG GTACGGTACCAAAGGAAATGCAGTAAGGGTGGAAGTTGTCGTTTATActgggaaggaaggaaagagctCCCAGGGGTGTCCAATAGCTAAATGG GTGATCCGGCGTGGTAGCgaagaggagaagctgctgtgtTTGGTCCGCCAGAGGCCAGGGCACTACTGTGACACTGCTGTGTTGGTGATCCTCATCCTGGCTTGGGAGGGAATCTCTCGGCCGGTGGCGGACCACCTCTACCAGGAGCTCACAGAGACACTTTTTAAATACGGTTCCCCCACCAGCCGTCGCTGTGCCCTGAATGAAGA TCGTACATGTGCATGCCAGGGTCTGGATCCAGACACATGTGGAGCTTCGTTTTCCTTTGGCTGCTCCTGGAGTATGTACTTCAATGGCTGTAAGTTTGCCCGCAGCAAAGTGCCCCGCAAGTTTCGCCTGCTTGGAGACTACcgggaggag GAGGAGAAAATAGAGAATAACCTTCAGAGTCTCGCCACTGACCTCTCACCACTCTACAAAAGACTGGCTCCTGAGGCCTTTCAAAACCAG GTGGAACATGAGGAGACAGGGGAGGGGTGCCGGCTGGGATCAAGGATGGGACGTCCGTTTTCTGGGGTCACGGCCTGTGTGGATTTTTGTGCTCACGCTCACAAGGACACTCACAACATGAATAATGGCAGCACTGTG GTTTGCACTTTAACCAAGGAAGATAACCGTGCAGTGCGTAACATACCAGAAGATGAGCAGCTCCATGTTCTGCCACTTTACAAGATCTCTGACAGGGATGAGTTTGGTCAGGTTGAGGGCCAGTGGGCTAAAATCCAGAGTGGTGCTCTGCAAGTTCTGTCTTCCTTTCCCCGAGAG GTGCGTCTACTGGCTGAGCCAGTGAAATCAGCCCGTAAGATAAGGCAAGAAGCTAAGGCAAGGGCTCAAGCAGAGAGACTGGAGAAGAAGCTCGGGCTGACTCTCACTCCTGGGAAAGTGAAAAACGAAACCCCCAACAAAG ATCCACAGGGCTGCTACAGCTCATACAGGATACCACCCAGACCTGCCAGCGTTGGAAGGTTTCCACCAGAGAGGAACCAACACAGCACTTACAGCCAGAGCACCAGCAGCTACCCCACTCCGGGTCCCGGAGTCACCCCACAGAGGGAGATCGTTTCCCCCAACCACCACGGCCTCCAGTTTGGACAGAATGGCTCAGCTCTCTGTTATAAGACAATGAGTGACAGTGTGAATGGTTATTCTCCAGCATCTGGTGACCAGAGTGTTCAGTCAGAACGTATACCTCCACATAATGCCCTTAGTGACTACCCCTGTACTTTTAAAACTGAGCCCAACGAGGATCACTGCTCTCCTCTGCGCAGACCCACCCCCAGTGGGAgtgctcctcctccctcctccttctccccgAGACCTACCTCTGAGGGCCTCTTCAGCAGGCTCAATGGACTCCACAGGGCTGCAGGAGATGTCACggcagaggtcaggggtcatggCCTCCCTCCGTTCTCATCTCTTCAGCTTCCCCCACAAACTCCCCATCTTGAGCCAGAGGAAGTTAAACAGGAAGAGGTGTGGTCAGACAGCGAGCACAACTTCCTGGACCGCGACATAGGCGGAGTCGCTGTGGCACCATCACACGGTTCCATCCTGATAGAGTGTGCACGGCGGGAGCTCCATGCCACCACCCCTATCCTCAGGCCAAACCGCAGCCACCCCACCCGCATCTCCCTGGTCTTCTACCAGCACAAGTCTCTAAATGAGCCAGGCCACGGGATGGCTATGTGGGACGCCAAAATGGCTAAGAGGGAACGGGAtagggaggaggaggctgagagacTAAGGATGGGGGACAGCCCGAGCAGTGTGGGGAAGAATGGCAAAGGAATGGGAGGTGTGGAGCtagaggaggagacaggggaggagacagaggagacaaggagggtCATGAATGTCCCCACACGCCAAGCATGGACCCTCCCGAGGGATGGTGTCATCACCGTGTCCCCTTATGCTCTTACTCAAGTGACGGGCCCTTACAATCGCTGGACTTAG